The genomic region ACCGATAGCCGGGAAGGCGTCGCCCATCGTCGAGATGGCGTAGAAGGGCTTCATCTTGTCATGCAGGATGGTGTTTATTTCCTCGTCCATCAGCGCCTCGATCTCGTGTGAGCGGGCATTGCCGATGATGATCAGGCGGACATAGTCGCAGATGAAGGCCGTCAGTTCCTTGTTCTTCAGGATCGTCGGCGCCGTCTGGAAGATCGAGGATTCGTCCGGATTGTCGATATGGGCTTCGATCTCGTTGCGCGACTTGGTGCGCAAGTCGCGCATCAGGGCATAGAGGACGCCGAGGACGTCGAGGTAGTTGCGTTCCTTCGGCACCGAATGCTTGAAAGCCTCTCCCAGTGCTTTCCCGGAATCCTTGATGACTTTCATGGTGTTGGCCATGATGAAGCCACCGAATCCGGCACCCCCGATCACCAGGAACTCGAATGGCTGCATCAGCGCACCGAGATGGCCACCCATGGCCATAAAGCCACCGATGATGCAACCAAAGGTCACAACGAATCCGATTATGATGTTCATCGACGGTCCATACCTGACGTTGTTTCTGATGTCTGGAGTAGGTTGCCTATCTTGCGTGAGGCTGTTTCCCACGCCGTTTTTGCCAAGTCTTCCATAGTGTCAGCTTCGCACAAGGAAGTGCTGAGATAAGGCAGGGCAAGGGCATCCATGCCCATCTAACGAATGGACACGCAAGCCACGGGCGGCTTCCATTTCCGTTATTCTCCAATGTCCGGAGGGCGTTGCAATGCAGTCTGGTATCTATGTATCTCTATCCTCGCAGATGGCCCTCGAACGGCGGCTGACGACGATCGCCGACAACATGGCCAATGTGAACACCACCGGCTTTCGCGGCACGGAGGTCAAGT from Rhizobium tumorigenes harbors:
- the motA gene encoding flagellar motor stator protein MotA, which translates into the protein MNIIIGFVVTFGCIIGGFMAMGGHLGALMQPFEFLVIGGAGFGGFIMANTMKVIKDSGKALGEAFKHSVPKERNYLDVLGVLYALMRDLRTKSRNEIEAHIDNPDESSIFQTAPTILKNKELTAFICDYVRLIIIGNARSHEIEALMDEEINTILHDKMKPFYAISTMGDAFPAIGIVAAVLGVIKAMSHINDPPEVLGELIGSALVGTFLGILLSYSVCAPLVSQIKIVRSKQHRLYVIVKQTLLAYMNGSVPQVALEYGRKTISAYERPSIDAVEQEMMNPGGENKAA